From the genome of Triticum aestivum cultivar Chinese Spring chromosome 1A, IWGSC CS RefSeq v2.1, whole genome shotgun sequence:
gagcttggcttgtatatttcaatgatgggcttcctcaaaatgccctaggtcttcgtgggcaagcgagttggatgtacacccacttagtttctttttgagctttcatacacttatagctctagtgcatccgttgcatggcaatccctactcactcacattgatatctattgatgggcatctccatagcccgttgatacgcctagttgatgtgagactatcttctcctttttgtcttctccacaaccaccattctatttcacctatagtgctatgtccatggctcactgtaggatcgaaagtatgtctagaggggggggggggtgattagactacttaaccaaataaaaatctagccttttcccaattttagttcttggcagattttagcaacttagcacaaacaagtaatcaacctacacatgcaattctaagagtgtagcagcggaatgtaaatcaattgcatatgaaggtaaagggaggagtttggagggagcaaacacaatgtagacacagagatttttggcgtggttccgataggtggtgctatcgtacatccacgttgatggagacttcaacccacgaagggtaacagttgcgcgagtccacggagggctccacccatgaagggtccacgaagaagcaaccttgtctatcccaccatggtcgtcgcccacgaaggacttgcctcactatggtagatcttcacgaagtaggcaatctccttgcccttaccaactccttggctcaactccacaatcttgtcggaggctcccaagtgacacctagccaatctaggagacaccactctccaagaagtaacaaatggtgtgatgatgatgaactccttgctcttgtgcttcaaatgatagtctccccaacactcaactctctctcataggattggatttggtagaaaggagatttgagtggaaagcaacttggggaatgctagagatcaagatttatgtggttggaatggaatatcttgacctcaacacaagtgcaggtggttctctctcagaaaatatgtattggaagtgtaggcatgttctgatggctctctacacgaatgaagagtggatggaggggtatttatagcctccacacaaaatctaactgttacacacaaatcaccaaactcggtgggaccgaatcatgagactcggtcagaccgatttagttcaaaatgtgaacgctaGAATTCTCGGTGGGAtcgacatgtcaactcgatgggaccgatttcgttagggttagggcataacgtaatctcggtgagaccgattacacaaactcggtgagaccgattttggtaatggactagcagagagttggtcaagcaaactcggtgggaccgattcgctcatctcggttggaccgaagtgttacgaaagggaaatagagagtttacattgcaatctcggtgggaccgatcgctcatctcggtttgaccgaaacgttacgaagggaaatagagagattacaatcccatctcggtgagatcgagatccctatcggtgagaccgaaaagactagggtttctggtagtggctatgtcaactgaactcagtggcgccggatagaaagaatcagtggggtcgagttggatatttggtgtgggacatatgtggatatgagaaagtagtggagggttttggagcatatcactaagcattttgagcaagcacctcattaagcaacacctcatcccttcttaatagtattggcttttcctatagactcaatgtgatcttggatcactaaaatagaaaatgtagagtcttgtgctttgagcttgagccaatcttttatccttagcattttgaagggtccattttctaatccatgccatgccaaccgttgagctttcctgaaatattcatcttggaatagcattagctcaatgagctatatgttgttaggaattaccaaaaccacccagggatagatGCACTTtcactcacgctcatgtattgcgtaaagattgaaaaagtttgagaacatcataagtatgaaacaattgcttggcttgtgatcggggttgtgcataatttaaacattttgtgtgatgaaagatagagcatagccagactatatgattttgtagggatagctttctttggccatgttattttgagaagacaggattgctttgttagtatgcttgaagtattattatttttatgtcaatataaaacttttgtcttgaatcttatggatctgaatattcttgccacaataaagagaattacatgaataaatatgttaggtagcattccacatcaaaaattctgtttttatcatttacctactcgaggacgagcaggaattaagcttagggatgctttatacgtctctagcgtatctataatttttgattgttccatgctattatattatctgttttggatgtttatgggctttattatacacttttatattatttttgggactaacctattaaccggaggcccagcccaaattgcagttttcttgcctatttgagtgtttcgaagaaaaggaatatcaaatggagtccaaacggaatgaaaccttcgggagagttctttttggaacggaagcaatctaggagacttggagtagacatcagggaagcttcgaggtggccacgaggtagggaggcacgcctgcccccccgggcgcgcccccaccctcgtggctcccctaaccaacttctttcgcctatatatatatatcaatataccctaaaaacatcgaagagaagaatagatcgggagttcaccGCCAGaagctccgtagccaccgaaaaccaatctagacccgttccggcaccctgccggaggggggatccctctccggtggccatcttcatcatcccggcgctctccatgacgaggagggagtagttcacccttggggctgagggtatgtacccgtagctatgtgtttgatctctctctctccctctctctctctctcgtgttcttgattcgaaatgatcttgatgtatcacgagctttgctattatagttgtatcttatgatgtttctccccctccactctcttgtgatggattgagttttccctttgaagttatcttatcggattgagtctttaaggatttgagaacatttgatgtatgtcttgcatgtgcttatctgtggtgacaatgggatatcatgtgatccacttgatgtatgttttggtgatcaacttgcgggttccgctcgtgaacttatgcataggggttggcacacgttttcgtcgtgactctccgatagaaactttggggcactctttgaagttctttgtgttggttgaatagatgaatatgagattgtgtgatgcatatcgtataatcatacccacggatacttgaggtgacattggagtatctaggtgacattagggttttggttgatttgtgtcttaaggtgttattctagtacgaactctatgatagattgaacggaaagaatagcttcatgttattttactacggactcttaatagatcgatcagaaaggataactttgaggtggtttcatacctaccataatctcttcgtttgttctccgctattagtgacttttgggtgactctttgttgcatgttgagggatagttatatgatccaattatgttattattgttgagaggacttgcactagtgaaagtatgaaccctaggccttgtttcctagcattgcaataccgtttacgctcacttttaccacttactaccttgctgtttttatattttcagattacaaaaacctatatctactatccatattgcacttgtatcaccatctcttcgccgaactagtgcacctatacaatttaccattgtattgggtgtgttggggacacaagagactctttgctatttggttgcagggttgtttgagagagaccatcttcatcctacgcctcccacggattgataaaccttaggtcatccacttgagggaaatttgctactgtcctacaaacctctgcacttggaggcccaacaacgtctacaaaaagaaggttgtgtagtagacatcatggaggCATAGAAAGAAAATGAGAAGTTGAAGGGCGGCATGTTCGGTATGTCTTCCTTTCTTATTTAAAACCACCCTAAGGGCTCATGTTTAGTACATAATTCGGAACGTCATGACTCTGTTGTTGCAGGCCTGTTAACTGGTCGACCGGAAGAGGAAGTATCCATGTTTCAAGGAGACATGCTGATGGAGCTGTCTGTGGTACATGATCGGGCCCGGAAAGCCATGAGGAGTATGGTGAAGGCATTATGGCCATGTGATACCCCTCCAGAAAGTGTGGAGGGCTTGGCcaacctgttcaaaggtgcccggcACCGGTTTGAGCTGTGGAAGACATCCGCCTGCCGTGAAGGCGCACGAGAAGCCCGGGCCATGCTGAAAACACGCTTCACCAAGctagatccaaatcatatggcccgagtgggACCACAGGGACTAGACGGGAAAGAAATTCCAGtgaatttggtgtatgaccaagtaatgatagtTGCGAAGTACTCGCAGGAAGACTGTAGgttagacagtcttatagatggaaTAGATAAGGAATAGGTATCTGGTTTAATGTATTAATGTACGTTATGATCAACCTGTACCTTTATCCAAACATGTGAAAAGTTTGTCATCGCAGGCTTTCGGCTTTAACCTCCAAACCAAAatggtggagtgtttccggatactagAAGCATTCACTATGTCCGGAAACCAGGCAACCCAGTCATTGTGCTcgaacatacaattttttttagttcaggatgtatgttatattacatatgtaagaaacatattccaaggagaatagttccgttaagggttcctttccttgggttggcatgcAGTAATTATGCGTGCCGTGGCTTTGGTCCGCAATACGAAGAAAGTTGTCCCGCAGTGTTAGAGTGGTTACAATAATGTAGCAATCTGTCATTtgattgccgaccaattattctcttaagaacgctagctttcggcttcacccgtttgaggtacatgtccggatgacccagttgtaacaatcgcagaggtgctccctttacgccctagccgaacaatcgggaatgtagggcataaacacaggaacaaggcaacccagcttggcaaaaacttaagtcatagaggtgcatataatgacAAAAAGGTTGTATATAAGCAAAGGACACATACATTGTGAGTTCTAGGCTCGGAATAATAATAAGCTTCGGTTAAAGAATCCCTCAATCATGGTGGGGTGTATGCATTTTAGGATGTGTACCCCTCAAGTGTTCGGCCTATCCGAACACATCCTGGAAATCGCATAAAAAcgggaaaacaaaaaaacaaaatgaagAGGAGAAAAAGGGAACGAAGAAAAGGGTATGGCCGaacttatgcgtagaatcttcggagccgagcagTGTTCCGTTGATTCGGCTCTAGGAGATTATCCaatgcattacgaaggcgataggctcctcctgtgagaacttcatctataatgaagggaccctcccattttgatttgaccttgtccttcttcttctctaggAGGCGTAAaatgagttcaccaacattataagtcttggctcgcacttctctgctttggtatctccgagcctgttgttgatagaatacggaacgagcttttgcaatatcgcgctcctcctctaggccgTCTAGGTCGTcgtgccgatcgagcttggcttctctctcttcatacatgcgcagtcgaggtgagtcatgaataatgtcgcagggcaagacagcctctgcgccgtacaccatgaaaagggtgtgtatccggttgtgcgattgggcgtggtccgcagtccccatagtacggaatcaagttcctcaactagtgtttatctgactcccatagggatcacactagtctgggtttgatgccgctcattatcaggccattagcccgttcgacttgaccgtttgtttgggggtgatatacagagcttaatgcccaggttagcacaccaatttttcacctcctcggctgtgaagttggagccatttgtcggtaatgatgctgtgcgggacaccataatggtgtacaacgcCAGATATAAAGTCGATCATTGGCCCAGCTTCCGCCGTTtctactggtttggcctctatccacttagtgaatttatccaccataaccaacaagtatttcttcttgtggcttccccctttaaggggtccgaccatatctagcccccagaccataaaaggccaagtaatggggattgttcttagggcCGTGGGCGGCATATGACTTCGATTGGCAAAAATCTGACATCCTACGCAGCGCTGTACAAGGACCTGTGCATCTGCCCAGGCTGTTGGCCAAAACAAACCTGTACGGAAAgctttgcttacgagggcccgagctgctgCATGATGGCCGCCGAGACCAGCATGTATTTttgccaagagctgccgcccctcctctttgaagatacatctctgaagaactccagtggtacttttcttgtagagttcatcttcgtgaactttgtaggctttagaacgtCGAACTATGCGACATGACtcattctggtcatcagggagctcctgcctattgatacgtctccaacgtatctataatttttgattgctccatgctatattatctaccgttttagatgtttatgggctttattatacacttttatatcattttttgggactaacctattaacccagagcccagtgccagtttctgtttttaccttgttttagaatattgcagaaaaggaaaaccaaacggagtccaattgacctaaaacttcacggaacttatttttggatcaaaagaaacctgatggacttggagtgcacgtcaggaaagaaacgagggagccacgaggtaggggggcgcgcccacccccctagggcgctccctccacccttgtgggcccctcgtgccccccctgacTTACTTCTTctacctatatatctccatataccctaaaaacatcggagagcacaatagatcgggagttccgccgccagaagcctccgtagccaccgaaagccaatctagacccgttccggcaacctgccggagggggaatccctctccggtggccatcttcatcatcccggtgctctccatgatgaggagggagtagttctccctcggggctgagggtatgtaccagtagctatgtgtttgatctctctctctctctctctctctctctctctctcgtgttcttgatttggcacaatcttgatgtatcgggagctttgctattatagttggatcttatgtttcttcccccctctactctcttgtaatggattgagtttcccctttgaagttatcttatcagattgagtctttaaagatttgagaacacttgatgtatgtcttgtcgtgcgtatctgtggtgacaatgggataccacgtgattcacttgatgtatgttttggtgatcaacttgcgggttccgcccatgaacctatgcataggggttggcacacgttttcgtcgtgattatctggtagaaactttggggcactctttgaggttctatgtgttggttgaatagatgaatctgagattgtgtgacgcatatcgtataatcatacccacggatacttgaggtgacattggagtatctaggtgacattagggttttggttgatttgtgtcttaaggtgttattatagtacggactctagggctgtttgtgacacttataggaatagcccaacggactgattggaaagaataactttgaggtggtttcgtaccctaccataatctcttcgtttgttctccgctattagtgactttggagtgactctttattgcatgttgagggatagttatgtgatccaattatgttagtattgttgagggaacttgcactagcgaaagtatgaaccctaggccttgtttcaacacattgcaataccgtttacgctcacttttatcattagttaccttgctgtttttatattttcagattacaaaaacctttatctactatccatataccacttg
Proteins encoded in this window:
- the LOC123119677 gene encoding uncharacterized protein, producing the protein MFGLLTGRPEEEVSMFQGDMLMELSVVHDRARKAMRSMVKALWPCDTPPESVEGLANLFKGARHRFELWKTSACREGAREARAMLKTRFTKLDPNHMARVGPQGLDGKEIPVNLVYDQVMIVAKYSQEDCRLDSLIDGIDKE